The sequence GCATCAGAGGGCCTGAAAGACCGGGTATGAGGCAGATATCAACCACACCAGCTCTCCACACTGAGGGACTCTGCCCTGCTATAACTAGAATAGCCTTATAAGACTGTAACATACTATCACGGAGGGTCCATATTCAAAGAGCCTCCTCCCAACTCTTACCCCTGAGAAAATCGACACTGTCAGGCTAAAGGCTAGGAACCCCTGGGGAGAGCTAGCACACACAACTGGGATAAAAGGAGAGAGCAGCAGGATAGAGGGAGAAGCAGAGCGAACATAGGTATAGTCCTGCAGTTCAAGCTCCTTGTCTAAAAAGGGAAATGCAGTTGGGATCCACCACCACAAAGGGGAATAAACCCTGATAATGGCTAGAAACTGAAGGCACTTCTGTTGCACAGACAAAATAACAGCACATCACCTGTTTTTGTACAGTCACAGGCATACTCAtttgtatgtctatttttattttatttttatttttgagtcttgctctgtcgcccaggctggagtgcagtggcgcgatctcggctcactacaacctctgcctcccaggttcaagcgattctcctgcctcagcctcctgagtagctgggactacagacatgtgccaacatgcccagctaattttttttttttttgtatttttagtagaggtggggtttcaccatgttagccaggatggtctggatctcctgacctcgtgatccacccaccttgtcctcccaaagggctgggattacaggcatgagccaccatgcccagccctatttttattttttatctatttatttatttttgagacagagtctcactctgtcacccaggctggagtgctgtggtgcaatctctgctcactgcaacctccacctcccgggctcaagtgagcctcttgcctcagcctcccaagtagctggcactataagcatgtaccaccacgcccagctgcttttttaatttcttgtagagacagtgttccaccaagttgcccaggctggtcccaaactcctgggctcaagtgatctgcccacctcagcctcacaaagtgctgggattacaggcgtgagccactgtgcccagcccatgtgTATGTCTGTAGATGCCAATGACTATACACACGTGTCTATGGTGAGTACACACACATATCCATATATATAATAGCCCAAAGAAAGACAAAGGTACCTCCGCCAAACGCAGATTCTCAGGCTTCACACGAACGCTTTGAGAGAGGGAGTCCAATACTTCACTGGCAGTGGAGTTCTCCTTGCTGACGCTCACTAGGAACTGTGGCAAAAAGGGCAGTCAGTGAGGGAGGTGGGCCACGTTCTCTAGAACAGCCCAGAGGGTAGGGGCTTACTCCTCACCTTAATGGGCTTGCTGTGGGGCTCTCGGGCGAAATAAAAGACAGGGAGAACCTTTTGCTTTTGTGGCAAGGGCACCGGCAGATAAAGAAACGGGTCAAAAGTGATGGAGACCTGTGGATGTAGAGGTGGCACTGGGTAGCTGCACACAGAGTGGGAGACAAAATGTTCATGCCCAAAGAGCCCATTCCAGGGCTTCTGATGGCTCTCAAGGCCTCCACAGCCAACCAGCAAACTCTCAGGCTTCAGGACACTAGATGGGGCAGGAGGACCACCAGGAGATAACAATCCTCCTTTCTGGCACTCAAAGCCCTACTCAGCTTAGCCACTTTACGAATTTGCCTCACACTTGCACCCCATGTGCCCACAACCCTGCCACAACACCTCTGAGCTCTAACATCACTTTTCCCTCAGTCAGGAAGCCTACCTAAGTGGGCTCTTCAGCCCATATAGAATCCTAAGGCCTCCCTGCCAACTTCTTCGCCCAAACCTTAAGATGCACATGCCTCTGAACCTAACATGATCAGAATAGAGGGCCTCTTTCCAGGGGAGCCCATCACACCTTGGCACACACAGGGCACACCAGCTTCGACTTGTACTGCCCCTGAAATAGGTCCACGATGAAAGAGTCATTCCTCATCTTGTGCCGCTGCCATGCTTCCTCGGCTACCACCTGAGAGGCAGAGTGGTGAGAACCAAAGAGGCCTGGGGGCTGGGATGCTCATGAGACATGCCCACCCTCTGTCCCTAACCCTGACCTCATCGGGCCGCCCATCTGAGTCCACGGTCTCTGTGTAGGGCTTGTTCTGAATGCGATTCAGGTCCTCGTGCAGCCCATCCAGCAGGAAAGCCATGAACTCCTGGGCATCATGCTGCGCATAGCCTGTGAACTGGCTGGCCTTACTCGCCACAATGGCCTGGATACAGGAGCCAAAGTGTGAACACAAAGCCCTAGCACCCACTGCACACCGGTTAGCTGGCCCTCCCCGCCCCCTGCAGCCAAGGGTGACAGTGGTCACAGATTACCTTCAACTTGGAAGGCTGGAAGGCATGGTGGGTGCCCTTCCACAGCGCCCGAAGCAGCACAGCAAAGCCAATGGCCAGACGCCCACCAGTCCCTAGTGGGTTGTTGTAGTTGATCTCAGCCTCAAAGGAGCGGTCTAGGAATAGTAGCGGAGCAAAGGTGTGAGGGACAAAGGCACCCTCTCTGCCCATTCCCCAGGCTCCAGGCCCTGCCCTCACCATGGAAGAAGTCCCGGAGTTCCCGAGTGTTGGACAGAGACTGAATGACGCTGTTCATGAAGCAGGTGTTGCCTAAATTGACAAGGCCAGTGAAGCCTGGCAGAcacactttcttctcttcctcttcctcctcctccacgcTATCTCCACTAACTGGGCTGTGGGGCATGGGAGGCACCATACATGTAGGCTTGGGCTGGGGGAGCAAAGAGGACATAAGAGAACAGCTCCAAGACTCTCCAACCTCCATTCTTCGTCCTTCCCATCCCAGAATTCTCACCGACGCCAGGTGTGTCTCTGGCTTTGGGGTTACATGCTCCATAGGTGTGCGGGTTGCCACACTCTCTAGCCCTGTGTCCTCAGATCGTGCCTTGGATTTATCCTTCTCCATAGCCCGGGCCTCCTCctggcctgtcagggggtggggagcaCCTCCTGGTGGGGTTGAATCCAGAGGGGTTGGACCTGTCGGCACGGCAACCTTTGCACCACCCACTGCACCTTAAAAAGGGGGAATGAGAGGGCTGGTGGTTAGCAGCACGTGACAGGGGTTTGGGTCCTGATCACGTGGAACTGGGCAATGAAGGGAGCTCGTGTGCAGACCTCGTGTAGCCGGGGCCTCCAGGCCCCCCCAGCGCTGACTCTGCCTCTTACGAAGGCAAATGTCGATGCGAGAAGCCGTGAAACAGAAGGTGCACTGCTCTGGCTCAATCAGATTCCTGTGGGAAAAGGCTGAACTCAGGGACTTAGGAGGAATGGGCATCAGGATAGATAAGCTAGGGAGATGGAGCCTGGGGGAGTaggacaggcacagtggtgggGCCGGGCACCACCCACCTGAGCTTCACCTGCCAACGGAAGATGGTGTGGGGCCCACAGCCTGGGTGcagcctcaggaagtttccaTCCCTGCAGAGGCACAGCAGGATAGGAGGAAGGACAAGAGGAGGAGCATGAGACATACTGTCCCACCTGAGGCATTGTTTGCCCCATCATCTGCCCACCCACCTGGTCTGGAAGATGAGTGTGAAGTCCTGCTCACGAAAAAGTACTCTCGAGGTGTCCCTGCAGATCTCCTTCACGTACACGTGCACCACCACTGAATCCGGGCCCTTCTCATACGAGTCATTCTTGACAAATGCCAGGTTCACCATCGACTCGGGCTCTATATTGAGACCATGGCTCAGCTCCAACCAGGACAGGTTCCAGCCTATTGCTACTCTACTCCCTAACCACCTACAAGCTTTGCAACCCAACCTAGGCCTGCCCACCCCCACCTTTACCATCCACCAAGGTTGCAGCATCTGCTGCCACTGCCATCTCCTCCTTGGCACGGTCATCTTTCCCAGAGTTTCTGCTCCGGACCATGGCTGGAGAGACTGGGTCATTCCCAGGAGACACTGCTTTCTCTCCTGCCAAAAGGGCTAAATTCtcctctgagcccaggaggcaggttTGGGGGTTCACCGGTGGTATGCAAAGCTGTTCATCAGCCTCAACCTATCAATGGCAAGATTGTGGGCAGAATCAGCCCGGGCTCTGCCAGGTGGCTCCCACTCCAGTGCACACTCTTTCCCCCCATTTCCTAACACCCATACAGGTGCCCAACTCTCACCTGAGTGGCCGGGTCAGCCACGAAGGGTGGGGCATCACCCCGGGGTCCAGGGTCATCCCTGGACCCCTCCCCCTCTGGCCCTCTGCAGAGATGCACAGCCCTCTTGGCGCTGGGCCCTGCCTGGGCCCCGGGGCCAGCCCCTGAGCCTACCTCACCACGGCCCTGGGCCCGCTTCTGGTTCCGGGCCTCCTGCTTAGCCCGGTGGGGCTCAGGGCCTGGCTCCAGGGCAGTGGGAGACAGTTCCTGCCCATTCTCCTGGCACTGCAGCCCCGGCACCAGCTCCTGGGTCCCTAGAGGTTTCTTCTGCCAAAGATACAGCAGTCAGGCCCTGTCGACTACACTGGCTATCCCTACCCAACCCTGTACTACTAGAACTCACCAGGAGGGAGGGCCACGTGAGCATAGGCACCTTTTTGGGCAGTGTCAGGTGCAGGAGACTGCCCTTGCGGGTTTGCACTTTAGCACAAGAGCTTTTTATCTCAGCATAGAAGACACCACCCCACTGCTGACCACCTGGAGACAGAGCAGGGTCCATGAGGTAGGATAGGAGATATCAAAAGATTCAAACATACTATTGTGCTCAGGGCAGATGGACACACCTGCAAACCGCACCACACAGTCCGTATCTGTGAAAGCAGCATCTACATCCTCCAGCTGCAAGGGACCTACTCCCACATGAAGCTTGACAATCACCTcttctgcactctgcctccaatCGAGCAACAACTCTGGAGGGGGAGTAGCCAAGAGATCATGAGGGTCTTCACAAGCTCCTGATGGTGATAAGCAGGTAACAGAGACCCAGCCCTAATGAAACTGCCTCAGATGGGAGCCAAATTGTAAGTGATCCCTCCCCCTCCCTAGCACCCAAAAAGCTCATTCATAACTGACCCTCTTTGGTCTGCTCCTCCCGAGGAGTGGATGCTGACCCTGACAATGAAGGAAAGAacagccgggaatggtggcatgagcctgtgatcccagctgcgcaggaggctgaggcagaaggatcacctgaggccagaagttcaacaccagcctgggcaacatatcgagaccctgtctctaaaaaaaaaataagaaaaattagccaagcatggtagggaggctgacataggaggattacttgagtccaggactttgaGGATGCAGTAAGCTACGATCACacctgcactgcactccagtctgtgcaagagtgagaccctgcctctttttaaaaaaaaaggagggggccaggcacagttgctcatgcctgtaatcccagcactttgagaggccgaggtgggcagatcacctgaggtcaggagtttgtgaccagtctggcaaacacggtgaaaccccgtctctactaaaaatacaaaaattagctgggcgtggtggtgtgtgcctgtaatcccagctacttgggaggctgaggcaggagagtcgctcgaacccgggaggcggagcccacagtgagccaagaccacgccactgcactctagcctggatgacagagtgagactccatctcaaaaaaaaaaaaaaaaaaaaccatgcatggtggcatgcacctgtaatcccagctacttgggaggctgaggcaggagaatcacttgaaccaggaggtggaggttgcagtaagccgatattacaccactgcactccagcctgggcaatagaataagactccatctcagaaaaaaaacaggaaataaagaaagaacaggttaaaaagaaagaaaaaaaatttaaaaaagaaagaaggcaagcCCCCCAACAGCACCATCTTCTGGATCTTAGCCAAGTACTCAGGCTTCAAAGCTGAGGCTCTGCTGAGCCTATCATGGGTCCTTCTTCTCTCATCATCAGACCAGGACAGAGAGAAGAGCAAAAAAGtcatctcccaaaccccaatctGTATACTTAATAAAATGGGACGGAAAGAAAGCCACAAGCACTCTGGGAATGCCACTCCCACCTTTCCTAGGATCTCCATCCTTGCTCTCCTGGTTTGCTCGATCCTTCTGCCTCTTCTTACTAGTTGCGTCCTCCAGTCCTGGGGGCCCTCTCCTTGGGCCTGTGGCACTGGCCCCGCCAGACATCTTGAGCCGCTTGGTCGACAGCCAGAGTGCCCCGGGGCCCGCAACAGCGTCTGGGTCAGGGCTGCGGCGCTTTCTTCCTGGCCCAGCTATCTTGGCAACTCTTTGTGGCCAAATTCTCCAGCAAGGAACCAACAGCCTAATGGAAAAGAGCCAGTGATCACTGCCAAGACCCAACAACTTGCTCTTTAGCTACAGCCAGGGCTCAGCAACCCAGGACACTCCTAATGCTACAGAGCTGTATCTTCTCATCTCTGAATCATCCCTGGACACTCTCAGGCTATTTTGAAGAGGTAATAAATAATGCAAGTAGCAGCAACCACTTCTGGCCAAGCTTCATAGATACCCACCATAATAGTCCCACACAGCTGGAAGCCTCACTGAGGGGGCACCAGGTCAAGGGAAGTCATGGCCTGGGACCAGGCTACTCCACCAATCTGGAAAGGAGCCATGGCTCCAGCCCACAAGGCTGGCACTCCGAGCAGGGTGTTCACTTTTCCTTCACTCTCACTGGCTGGTTAGTCACCACTGGAGAAAtagaaggtggaggaggaaggcaggaaaggagaCAAGCCACAAGAGGACCAGGCTCTGTGGCTGAAAACAGGCTCAACCCAGGTTCTGCCATTGCCCAGAAAAAGTCCTGGGGCTAAGGCACTCCACCTGCCTGCTGCCAGCTCCCACCCTTAGCAAGAACCTGCTCCTATGTACTGCTTGGTTCTTCTTCATTTTAAGAGAAAGTCCTCTCCCCAGCTGCTGTCCCAAGCAGAGAGGGACTGAAAAGTGTATCTAGATGTCACACTACCTCTTCAGCAACAACCCTGCTCCAGTACTAAGGCAGGATTGGAATCCAGTTTGACACTGGAACAGAAATCATCACCTTCCTTCCCAGATGCCTTCACTCATGAGCTCTGAGACACAGGGACCACTACAATTTCCCACAGACCCACCGGTAGATTCCGGACTGTTTCCCCCTCCGAAATGAAGGTCTTGAAGCTAGATACTGAGATGAGGCTGGGGAGGACCATGGATCCAGGACCCCTGGCAGCCTCAAGCCTGGCCTGAACCAGTAGCAGGACAGATAATGACTAGTCTGTGTTCTCCTAAGTGTgtaaaggaggaaggagggatggTAGGATACCTTTCTACAGGTCAGATGTGGTACTGGTGGACTGGATCTTTAATGACACCTGCTACCGACGCCTCCTTCTCTCACCCAGGCCCCAGCCGAAGGTCGCGTCCCTCCCCCATGCCCCGGAGACGTCGAGGCGGGAAAGGGGCTGTCTAGAGACCCGAGCCGGCCTGAAATGGCAGCGCGGGGTTACTGACCACAGACCAGCGCCCCGGTCAAGTTGCAACCCAGCTTCAGCCTCTGAACCCCGAGCCCGCCaccacctcttccaggaagctgCCCTCGCTGGCCGCCAGTCCTCTCCCAGGTGGGAGGCTGGCCACAGGCATAGCGTAACGGCCCCGCCGGCATCAGTGGGCTGGCACGCTGCGGGACACTAGGGGTAGGGGCTGGCACGGCCCGTGACCTTGAACAGGCCGCCGCGGCAGTGCGTTGCGGCCTCCCCGCTGCGGCCAAGCAGGCGAGTTGCAGCCCGCTCCACTCACCGAGCGAGACCGCCGCAGCCAGCCCTCTTCGGGCCCTGGCAACCCGCTCTCCGTTCCGGTTCCGGCGTCAGGTCGGTTCCGGTTCCGGCGCGCCCCTCCCCCGTCCCGGCGCCGCCGCCACCGCCTTAGCGGCTTGTTTTGTTTCGACTTCTAGTTAAGGCCGCGGGAGGCGGAGCGCC is a genomic window of Macaca mulatta isolate MMU2019108-1 chromosome 2, T2T-MMU8v2.0, whole genome shotgun sequence containing:
- the USP19 gene encoding ubiquitin carboxyl-terminal hydrolase 19 isoform X19, which gives rise to MSGGASATGPRRGPPGLEDATSKKRQKDRANQESKDGDPRKETGSRYVAQAGVELLASGSASTPREEQTKEELLLDWRQSAEEVIVKLHVGVGPLQLEDVDAAFTDTDCVVRFAGGQQWGGVFYAEIKSSCAKVQTRKGSLLHLTLPKKVPMLTWPSLLKKPLGTQELVPGLQCQENGQELSPTALEPGPEPHRAKQEARNQKRAQGRGEVGSGAGPGAQAGPSAKRAVHLCRGPEGEGSRDDPGPRGDAPPFVADPATQVEADEQLCIPPVNPQTCLLGSEENLALLAGEKAVSPGNDPVSPAMVRSRNSGKDDRAKEEMAVAADAATLVDGKEPESMVNLAFVKNDSYEKGPDSVVVHVYVKEICRDTSRVLFREQDFTLIFQTRDGNFLRLHPGCGPHTIFRWQVKLRNLIEPEQCTFCFTASRIDICLRKRQSQRWGGLEAPATRVGGAKVAVPTGPTPLDSTPPGGAPHPLTGQEEARAMEKDKSKARSEDTGLESVATRTPMEHVTPKPETHLASPKPTCMVPPMPHSPVSGDSVEEEEEEEKKVCLPGFTGLVNLGNTCFMNSVIQSLSNTRELRDFFHDRSFEAEINYNNPLGTGGRLAIGFAVLLRALWKGTHHAFQPSKLKAIVASKASQFTGYAQHDAQEFMAFLLDGLHEDLNRIQNKPYTETVDSDGRPDEVVAEEAWQRHKMRNDSFIVDLFQGQYKSKLVCPVCAKVSITFDPFLYLPVPLPQKQKVLPVFYFAREPHSKPIKFLVSVSKENSTASEVLDSLSQSVRVKPENLRLAEVIKNRFHRVFLPSHSLDTVSPSDMLLCFELLSPELAKERVVVLEVQQRPQVPSVPISKCAACQRKQQSEDEKLKRCTRCYRVGYCNQLCQKTHWPDHKGLCRPENIGYPFLVSVPASRLTYARLAQLLEGYARYSVSVFQPPFQPGRMALESQSPGCTTLLSTGSLEAGDSERDPIQPPELQLVTPMAEGDTGLPRVWAAPDRGPVPSTSGISSEILASGPTEVGSLPAGERVSRPEAAVPGYQHPSEAMNAHTPQFFIYKIDSSNREQRLEDKGDTPLELGDDCSLALVWRNNERLQEFVLVASKELECAEDPGSAGEAARAGHFTLDQCLNLFTRPEVLAPEEAWYCPQCKQHREASKQLLLWRLPNVLIVQLKRFSFRSFIWRDKINDLVEFPVRNLDLSKFCIGQKEEQLPSYDLYAVINHYGGMIGGHYTACARLPNDRSSQRSDVGWRLFDDSTVTTVDESQVVTRYAYVLFYRRRNSPVERPPRAGHSEHHPDLGPAAEAAASQGLGPGQAPEVAPTRTAPERFAPPVDRPAPTYSNMEEVD